Proteins encoded in a region of the Salvelinus fontinalis isolate EN_2023a chromosome 17, ASM2944872v1, whole genome shotgun sequence genome:
- the LOC129813651 gene encoding uncharacterized protein LOC129813651 isoform X1, with protein MNTGYTHHHGYKVHTSPWIQGTHVTMRSRLRVAWPCTMDTRYTRHHEIQAESSMALHHGYKVHTSPWIQGTHITMRSRLRVAWPCTMDTRYTHHRGYKVHTSPWIQGTHITVDTRYTHHRGYKVHTSPWIQGTHITVDTGYTRHRGYKVHTSPWIQGTHVTVDTRYTRHRGYKVHTSPWIQGTHVTVDTRYTRHRGYKVHTSPWIQGTHVTVDTRYTRHRGYRVHTSPWTQGTHVTVETRYTHHRGDKVHTSPWIQGTHITVDTGYTHHRGHRVHTSPWTQGTHITVDTGYTHHRGDRVHTSPWIQGTHITVDTRYTHHRGHRVHTSPWTQGTHITVDTGYTHHREHRVHTSPWTQGTHITVDTGYTHHRGHRVHTSPWTQGTHITVDTGYTHHRGHRVHTSPWTQGTHITVDTGYTHHRGHRVHTSPWIQGTHITAKTC; from the exons ATGAATACAGGGTACACACATCACCATGGATACAAGGTACACACATCACCGTGGATACAAGGTACACACGTCACCATGAGATCCAGGCTGAGAGTAGCATGGCCCTGCACCATGGATACAAGGTACACACGTCACCATGAGATCCAGGCTGAGAGTAGCATGGCCCTGCACCATGGATACAAGGTACACACATCACCGTGGATACAAGGTACACACATCACCATGAGATCCAGGCTGAGAGTAGCATGGCCCTGCACCATGGATACAAGGTACACACATCACCGTGGATACAAG GTACACACATCACCGTGGATACAAGGTACACACATCACCGTGGATACAAGGTACACACATCACCGTGGATACAAGGTACACACATCACCGTGGATACAAGGTACACACATCACCGTGGACACAGGGTACACACGTCACCGTGGATACAAGGTACACACGTCACCGTGGATACAAGGTACACACGTCACCGTGGATACAAGGTACACACGTCACCGTGGATACAAGGTACACACGTCACCGTGGATACAAGGTACACACGTCACCGTGGATACAAGGTACACACGTCACCGTGGATACAAGGTACACACGTCACCGTGGATACAAGGTACACACGTCACCGTGGATACAAGGTACACACGTCACCGTGGATACAGGGTACACACGTCACCGTGGACACAGGGTACACACGTCACCGTGGagacaaggtacacacatcaccgtggagacaaggtacacacatcaCCGTGGATACAGGGTACACACATCACCGTGGATACAGGGTACACACATCACCGTGGACACAGGGTACACACATCACCGTGGACACAGGGTACACACATCACCGTGGACACAGGGTACACACATCACCGTGGAGACAGGGTGCACACATCACCGTGGATACAGGGTACACACATCACCGTGGATACAAGGTACACACATCACCGTGGACACAGGGTACACACATCACCGTGGACACAGGGTACACACATCACCGTGGACACAGGGTACACACATCACCGTGAACACAGGGTACACACATCACCGTGGACACAGGGTACACACATCACCGTGGACACAGGGTACACACATCACCGTGGACACAGGGTACACACATCACCGTGGACACAGGGTACACACATCACCGTGGACACAGGGTACACACATCACCGTGGACACAGGGTACACACATCACCGTGGACACAGGGTACACACATCACCGTGGACACAGGGTACACACATCACCGTGGACACAGGGTACACACATCACCGTGGATACAGGGTACACACATCACCGCTAAGACCTGTTAG
- the LOC129813651 gene encoding uncharacterized protein LOC129813651 isoform X2 has protein sequence MRSRLRVAWPCTMDTRYTRHHEIQAESSMALHHGYKVHTSPWIQGTHITMRSRLRVAWPCTMDTRYTHHRGYKVHTSPWIQGTHITVDTRYTHHRGYKVHTSPWIQGTHITVDTGYTRHRGYKVHTSPWIQGTHVTVDTRYTRHRGYKVHTSPWIQGTHVTVDTRYTRHRGYKVHTSPWIQGTHVTVDTRYTRHRGYRVHTSPWTQGTHVTVETRYTHHRGDKVHTSPWIQGTHITVDTGYTHHRGHRVHTSPWTQGTHITVDTGYTHHRGDRVHTSPWIQGTHITVDTRYTHHRGHRVHTSPWTQGTHITVDTGYTHHREHRVHTSPWTQGTHITVDTGYTHHRGHRVHTSPWTQGTHITVDTGYTHHRGHRVHTSPWTQGTHITVDTGYTHHRGHRVHTSPWIQGTHITAKTC, from the exons ATGAGATCCAGGCTGAGAGTAGCATGGCCCTGCACCATGGATACAAGGTACACACGTCACCATGAGATCCAGGCTGAGAGTAGCATGGCCCTGCACCATGGATACAAGGTACACACATCACCGTGGATACAAGGTACACACATCACCATGAGATCCAGGCTGAGAGTAGCATGGCCCTGCACCATGGATACAAGGTACACACATCACCGTGGATACAAG GTACACACATCACCGTGGATACAAGGTACACACATCACCGTGGATACAAGGTACACACATCACCGTGGATACAAGGTACACACATCACCGTGGATACAAGGTACACACATCACCGTGGACACAGGGTACACACGTCACCGTGGATACAAGGTACACACGTCACCGTGGATACAAGGTACACACGTCACCGTGGATACAAGGTACACACGTCACCGTGGATACAAGGTACACACGTCACCGTGGATACAAGGTACACACGTCACCGTGGATACAAGGTACACACGTCACCGTGGATACAAGGTACACACGTCACCGTGGATACAAGGTACACACGTCACCGTGGATACAAGGTACACACGTCACCGTGGATACAGGGTACACACGTCACCGTGGACACAGGGTACACACGTCACCGTGGagacaaggtacacacatcaccgtggagacaaggtacacacatcaCCGTGGATACAGGGTACACACATCACCGTGGATACAGGGTACACACATCACCGTGGACACAGGGTACACACATCACCGTGGACACAGGGTACACACATCACCGTGGACACAGGGTACACACATCACCGTGGAGACAGGGTGCACACATCACCGTGGATACAGGGTACACACATCACCGTGGATACAAGGTACACACATCACCGTGGACACAGGGTACACACATCACCGTGGACACAGGGTACACACATCACCGTGGACACAGGGTACACACATCACCGTGAACACAGGGTACACACATCACCGTGGACACAGGGTACACACATCACCGTGGACACAGGGTACACACATCACCGTGGACACAGGGTACACACATCACCGTGGACACAGGGTACACACATCACCGTGGACACAGGGTACACACATCACCGTGGACACAGGGTACACACATCACCGTGGACACAGGGTACACACATCACCGTGGACACAGGGTACACACATCACCGTGGACACAGGGTACACACATCACCGTGGATACAGGGTACACACATCACCGCTAAGACCTGTTAG